Proteins encoded together in one Micromonospora auratinigra window:
- a CDS encoding anthranilate synthase component I family protein, which yields MNPLSLYTALAETRSPEDVYLFESLDGPARDRQAATVGWGRLAELRFIADRCELTAAGPLGDALRAVVTGILGAPARREGPTDAWAVPGPARLWAVVRAVQGAFTVDTTAPADSFTFGFLTTLAYEAARDMDEVAVERAADDLPRCTLTLYRHTVWWDLRAGTVHQLCSSGPHLPPDPTPPATELLAGHADDPAEVPAAPPPALVRDNLDEATFAGRVRRCLRHIEVGDSYQIQIGHRIEVETDLTPLQVYRRLRHRNPSPYMYLAPWAGRTVIGASPELFLRIDAGRLSMRPIAGTAARAADPELDRERVAELLASEKERAEHVMLVDLCRNDIGRVCEPGTLSVDAMLDVEPFAYVHHLVSTVSGRLADDADVWAAICASFPAGTMTGAPKLRAMEIIDGLEEEPRGIYAGAIGLVDVRGFAVLALCIRTAVHDGHRYRTQASAGVVADSTPAAEWRETLAKMSATYWALTGEELLP from the coding sequence ATGAATCCGCTGTCGCTCTACACCGCACTCGCCGAAACCCGGTCCCCCGAGGACGTCTATCTCTTCGAAAGCCTCGACGGTCCGGCCCGGGACCGGCAGGCCGCGACGGTGGGCTGGGGACGCCTCGCCGAGCTGCGCTTCATCGCCGACCGGTGCGAGCTCACCGCCGCCGGTCCGCTCGGCGACGCCCTGCGCGCGGTGGTCACCGGGATCCTCGGCGCGCCGGCCCGGCGGGAGGGCCCGACGGACGCCTGGGCGGTGCCCGGTCCGGCCCGACTGTGGGCCGTGGTCCGCGCGGTGCAGGGCGCCTTCACCGTCGACACGACGGCCCCCGCCGACAGCTTCACCTTCGGCTTCCTGACCACGCTCGCCTATGAGGCCGCGCGGGACATGGACGAGGTGGCCGTCGAGCGCGCCGCCGACGACCTCCCCCGCTGCACGCTCACGCTCTATCGGCACACCGTCTGGTGGGACCTGCGTGCCGGCACCGTCCATCAGCTGTGCAGCAGCGGGCCGCACCTGCCGCCCGACCCGACGCCACCGGCGACGGAGCTGCTGGCCGGCCACGCCGACGACCCCGCGGAGGTGCCGGCGGCCCCGCCGCCCGCGCTGGTCCGGGACAACCTCGACGAGGCGACGTTCGCCGGCCGGGTGCGGCGGTGCCTGCGGCACATCGAGGTCGGCGACAGCTACCAGATCCAGATCGGGCACCGGATCGAGGTGGAGACCGACCTCACCCCGTTGCAGGTCTACCGGCGGCTGCGGCACCGCAACCCGTCGCCGTACATGTACCTGGCGCCCTGGGCCGGGCGTACCGTCATCGGCGCCAGCCCCGAGCTGTTCCTGCGGATCGACGCCGGCCGGCTGTCGATGCGCCCGATCGCCGGCACCGCGGCCCGGGCCGCCGATCCGGAGCTGGACCGCGAGCGGGTCGCCGAGCTGCTGGCCAGCGAGAAGGAACGGGCCGAGCACGTGATGCTCGTCGACCTGTGCCGCAACGACATCGGCCGGGTCTGCGAGCCGGGCACCCTCTCCGTCGACGCGATGCTCGACGTCGAGCCGTTCGCGTACGTGCACCACCTGGTCTCCACCGTCTCCGGCCGGCTCGCCGACGACGCCGACGTGTGGGCGGCGATCTGCGCGTCCTTCCCGGCCGGCACCATGACCGGCGCGCCGAAGCTGCGCGCCATGGAGATCATCGACGGGCTGGAGGAGGAACCCCGGGGCATCTACGCCGGGGCGATCGGCCTGGTCGACGTGCGCGGCTTCGCGGTGCTGGCGCTCTGCATCCGCACCGCCGTGCACGACGGCCACCGCTACCGCACCCAGGCCTCCGCCGGGGTGGTCGCCGACTCCACGCCGGCCGCCGAGTGGCGCGAGACGCTGGCCAAGATGAGCGCCACCTACTGGGCCCTGACCGGCGAGGAGCTGCTGCCGTGA
- a CDS encoding ArsR/SmtB family transcription factor: MGHVASTRTNAPARSPLAGEPIARVDAERLAGVLKAFADPARLRLLSLIQSAPEGEASVSDLTAPLGLSQPTVSHHLRILTEAGLIEREKRGVWAYYRLVPSAIAAVADLLTPPRKRATKKTR; the protein is encoded by the coding sequence ATGGGGCACGTGGCAAGCACCAGAACCAATGCGCCGGCCCGGTCGCCGCTCGCCGGTGAGCCGATCGCGCGGGTCGACGCCGAGCGGCTCGCCGGAGTGCTGAAGGCGTTCGCCGACCCGGCCCGGTTACGACTGCTCAGTCTGATCCAGTCCGCGCCGGAGGGGGAGGCGTCCGTCAGCGACCTCACCGCGCCGCTCGGGCTGTCCCAGCCGACCGTGAGTCACCATCTGCGCATCCTCACCGAGGCCGGCCTGATCGAGCGCGAGAAGCGCGGCGTCTGGGCGTACTACCGCCTGGTGCCGTCGGCGATCGCGGCGGTCGCCGACCTGCTGACCCCGCCCCGTAAACGGGCCACGAAGAAGACCCGCTGA
- a CDS encoding SDR family NAD(P)-dependent oxidoreductase, protein MSGIVTGPAGPLAVVTGGAGGIGRAVTAALTRTGHRVLSVDREPAADPTAHAALVADVAVPAQVERLFAEVHQRYGLPAVLVNNAGVYPARDFLDYDPTTYAEVLDVNLGATFFGTLAYARALVAAGRPGTVVNVASISGQSGSPDAAYGASKGAVIALTHSLGRALAGHRIRVNAVAPGLVDTPMADRIPADRRDDYRARIPVGRFGTPAEIAAAVAWLADPASSYVTATVLDVNGGLH, encoded by the coding sequence GTGAGCGGCATCGTGACCGGTCCGGCGGGCCCGCTGGCCGTGGTCACCGGCGGGGCGGGCGGCATCGGCCGGGCCGTCACCGCCGCGCTGACCCGGACCGGGCACCGGGTGCTCAGCGTCGACCGGGAGCCGGCGGCGGACCCGACGGCACACGCCGCGCTGGTCGCCGACGTGGCGGTGCCGGCCCAGGTGGAGCGGCTCTTCGCCGAGGTCCACCAGCGGTACGGCCTGCCCGCCGTGCTGGTGAACAACGCCGGCGTCTACCCGGCCCGCGACTTCCTCGACTACGACCCGACGACGTACGCCGAGGTGCTCGACGTCAACCTCGGCGCGACGTTCTTCGGCACGCTGGCGTACGCCCGGGCCCTGGTCGCCGCCGGCCGGCCCGGCACGGTGGTCAACGTCGCCTCGATCAGCGGGCAGTCCGGCAGCCCGGACGCGGCGTACGGGGCGTCGAAGGGCGCGGTCATCGCGCTCACCCACAGCCTCGGCCGGGCCCTCGCCGGGCACCGCATCCGGGTCAACGCGGTCGCCCCCGGGCTGGTCGACACCCCGATGGCCGACCGGATCCCGGCCGACCGCCGCGACGACTACCGGGCCCGGATCCCGGTCGGCCGGTTCGGCACGCCGGCCGAGATCGCCGCCGCGGTCGCCTGGCTGGCCGACCCGGCCAGCAGCTACGTCACCGCCACCGTGCTGGACGTCAACGGCGGACTGCACTGA
- the pdxR gene encoding MocR-like pyridoxine biosynthesis transcription factor PdxR translates to MWHLNLSIDSEARETLAARLRNALRRQIEEGALRSGTRVPSSRQLATDLGLSRTVVVEAYEQLCAEGYLLSRRGSGTFVADSAHPEVGSALTPDETPESDLWDLRAGGSDVSAFPRQDWIRCVGSVVRSAGPRELGYAPPSGLPVVRRTLAGYLGRVRGVRTRPDHLMITSGFAQGLALLCRVLRDQGHETVGVEDPGHPGEWAFIADAGLRPVGIPVDRDGLRVDQLAASGVRAVLTTPASHFPTGVALTAQRREHLVDWARAVDGWIVEDDFDAAFVARAHRLPALQSLAPDRVVYAGSASKVLAPALRLGWLAAPPALTAPIERVRAGWDIGCSGLDQLAFARLVDTGGFDRHLRRLRAEFQRRRQAVHQHVARHLPGVTPLGGDAGLQTYLVLPRWCAEDAMVDGARRRSVLVRGGRHYALRHDDRPPALVVGYAGVRGAELGRGLAGVAAAYRDLGGRVSR, encoded by the coding sequence ATGTGGCATCTAAATCTGTCAATTGACAGTGAGGCGCGCGAAACATTGGCGGCGCGGCTGCGAAACGCGTTACGTCGGCAGATCGAGGAGGGTGCGCTGCGCTCCGGCACCCGGGTGCCGTCGAGCCGCCAGCTCGCCACCGACCTCGGCCTGTCCCGCACCGTGGTGGTCGAGGCGTACGAGCAGCTCTGCGCCGAGGGGTACCTGCTCTCCCGGCGCGGCTCGGGCACCTTCGTGGCGGACTCGGCCCACCCCGAGGTCGGCTCGGCGCTCACCCCGGACGAGACGCCCGAGTCCGACCTGTGGGACCTGCGGGCGGGCGGCTCCGACGTCTCCGCCTTCCCGCGCCAGGACTGGATCCGCTGCGTCGGCTCGGTGGTCCGCTCCGCCGGCCCCCGGGAACTCGGGTACGCCCCGCCGTCCGGCCTGCCGGTGGTCCGGCGCACCCTCGCCGGCTACCTCGGCCGGGTCCGGGGCGTCCGCACCCGTCCTGACCACCTGATGATCACCTCAGGGTTCGCCCAGGGCCTCGCGCTGCTCTGCCGGGTGCTGCGCGACCAGGGCCACGAGACGGTGGGCGTCGAGGACCCCGGCCACCCGGGCGAGTGGGCGTTCATCGCCGACGCCGGGCTGCGTCCGGTCGGCATCCCGGTGGACCGCGACGGCCTCCGCGTCGACCAGCTCGCCGCCAGCGGCGTACGGGCCGTGCTCACCACCCCGGCCAGCCACTTCCCGACCGGGGTGGCGCTCACCGCGCAGCGCCGGGAGCACCTGGTCGACTGGGCCCGCGCGGTGGACGGCTGGATCGTCGAGGACGACTTCGACGCCGCGTTCGTGGCCCGGGCACACCGGCTGCCGGCCCTGCAGAGCCTCGCCCCCGACCGGGTGGTCTACGCCGGCAGCGCCAGCAAGGTGCTCGCCCCGGCGCTACGGCTCGGCTGGCTGGCCGCCCCGCCCGCGCTGACCGCGCCGATCGAGCGGGTCCGCGCCGGCTGGGACATCGGCTGCTCCGGCCTGGACCAGCTCGCCTTCGCGCGGCTGGTCGACACCGGCGGCTTCGACCGGCACCTGCGCCGGCTGCGCGCCGAGTTCCAGCGCCGCCGCCAGGCGGTGCACCAGCACGTCGCCCGCCACCTGCCCGGCGTCACCCCGCTGGGCGGCGACGCCGGCCTCCAGACGTACCTGGTGCTGCCCCGGTGGTGCGCCGAGGACGCGATGGTGGACGGCGCCCGGCGGCGCTCGGTGCTGGTCCGCGGCGGCCGCCACTACGCCCTGCGGCACGACGACCGGCCACCCGCGCTGGTCGTCGGCTACGCCGGGGTACGCGGGGCGGAGCTGGGCCGGGGGCTGGCCGGGGTGGCCGCGGCCTATCGTGACCTGGGTGGCCGGGTGTCGCGCTGA
- a CDS encoding anthranilate synthase component II, giving the protein MKVLLVDAYDSFTHIIDQYLRTLGARTVVVRSRSRSTAALVDLRPDAVVLGPGPGHPAESGHVELVHAFAGRVPLLGVCLGHQAIGLAYGGTVTVARHLMHGKTSVVTHDGRGVYAGAPAPLTVTRYHSLIVADPAPAALAVTARSTDDGYVMGVRHHTLAVEGVQFHPESVMTSDGLLLFDNFLRGAAALPVAG; this is encoded by the coding sequence GTGAAGGTCCTGCTCGTCGACGCGTACGACAGCTTCACCCACATCATCGACCAGTACCTGCGGACCCTCGGCGCGCGCACGGTGGTGGTCCGGTCCCGCTCCCGCAGCACCGCGGCGCTCGTCGACCTGCGCCCGGACGCGGTGGTGCTCGGCCCCGGGCCGGGCCACCCGGCCGAGTCGGGACACGTCGAGCTGGTGCACGCCTTCGCCGGCCGGGTGCCGCTGCTCGGCGTCTGCCTCGGTCACCAGGCGATCGGCCTGGCCTACGGCGGCACGGTCACCGTGGCCCGGCACCTGATGCACGGCAAGACCAGCGTGGTCACCCACGACGGCCGGGGCGTCTACGCCGGGGCGCCGGCCCCGCTGACCGTCACCCGCTACCACTCGCTCATCGTCGCGGACCCGGCGCCGGCGGCGCTCGCGGTGACCGCCCGGTCCACCGACGACGGCTACGTGATGGGGGTACGCCACCACACGCTGGCCGTGGAGGGGGTCCAGTTCCACCCGGAGAGCGTGATGACCTCCGACGGGCTGCTGCTGTTCGACAACTTCCTGCGCGGCGCGGCGGCGCTGCCGGTCGCCGGGTGA
- a CDS encoding GNAT family N-acetyltransferase: MRAPLSTPPAIPAGRLAAGPQPTLAAPGGLLLRPWETGDAPVFLAAYQDPAIRHWHTRQPASEDQVRDWFARYREDWAQETGASWAVTRDGGEVLGRIALGSMNLDDGVAGCGYWVLPAARGTGVAPRALTAVAGWALGEAGFHRLHLDHSTRNHASCRVAVKAGFLLEGTKRSDAVHADGRHDMHLHARIRGDQPSA; the protein is encoded by the coding sequence GTGCGGGCACCTCTCTCGACGCCGCCGGCCATCCCGGCGGGACGACTCGCGGCCGGCCCCCAACCGACGCTCGCCGCCCCGGGCGGCCTGCTGCTGCGCCCCTGGGAGACCGGCGACGCGCCGGTCTTCCTCGCCGCCTACCAGGACCCCGCGATCCGGCACTGGCACACCCGGCAACCCGCCTCGGAGGACCAGGTCCGCGACTGGTTCGCGCGCTACCGCGAGGACTGGGCGCAGGAGACGGGCGCGAGCTGGGCGGTGACCCGCGACGGCGGTGAGGTGCTGGGTCGCATCGCGCTGGGCAGCATGAATCTCGATGACGGCGTCGCGGGATGCGGGTACTGGGTGCTGCCGGCCGCCCGGGGGACCGGGGTGGCCCCCCGGGCGCTGACCGCCGTGGCGGGCTGGGCACTGGGCGAGGCGGGTTTCCACCGGCTGCACCTGGACCACTCGACCAGGAACCACGCCTCCTGCCGGGTCGCCGTCAAGGCCGGCTTCCTGCTGGAGGGCACCAAGCGCAGCGACGCCGTGCACGCCGACGGGCGGCACGACATGCACCTGCACGCCCGGATCCGGGGCGACCAGCCGTCCGCCTGA
- a CDS encoding GNAT family N-acetyltransferase: MADLTVREMTAGDAERVLAIYQAGLDTGQASFETVAPTWAAFDAGRAPAHRLVAVDAVGRVVGWAAVSPTSPRAVYAGVVEHSVYVDPATRGAGVGRLLLAGLIASTEAAGIWTVQSGVFPENTASLALHRRAGFRVVGTRERVGRHHGRWRDVVLVERRSPVIG; the protein is encoded by the coding sequence GTGGCTGACCTCACCGTCCGGGAGATGACCGCGGGCGACGCCGAGCGGGTGCTCGCCATCTACCAGGCCGGCCTCGACACCGGCCAGGCCAGCTTCGAGACCGTCGCCCCCACCTGGGCGGCGTTCGACGCCGGCCGGGCACCCGCGCACCGGCTCGTCGCGGTCGACGCGGTCGGCCGGGTGGTCGGCTGGGCCGCCGTCTCGCCGACCTCCCCCCGGGCGGTCTACGCGGGCGTGGTGGAGCACTCCGTCTACGTCGACCCGGCGACCCGGGGTGCCGGGGTCGGCCGCCTCCTGCTGGCCGGGCTGATCGCCTCCACCGAGGCGGCCGGGATCTGGACCGTGCAGTCCGGCGTCTTTCCGGAGAACACCGCGAGCCTGGCGCTGCACCGGCGGGCCGGGTTCCGGGTGGTCGGCACCCGCGAACGCGTCGGCCGCCACCACGGCCGGTGGCGCGACGTCGTCCTGGTGGAACGCCGCAGTCCCGTGATCGGCTGA
- a CDS encoding kinase: MRAEPTGSPDTILVCVRGNSGAGKSSIARELRRRHGRGCALVEQDYLRRIVLRERDRPGGVAPALIEQTARFALDHGYHVVLEGILHASRYRAVLTSLRDGHRGRSLFCYLDVSLPETLRRHLTRPQAGEFTAEQMSGWYADHDVLGWPDELVLPETTSFAEAVETIAAAAGLPQAGRDDGPLRVTP; encoded by the coding sequence GTGCGCGCTGAACCCACCGGAAGCCCGGACACCATCCTGGTCTGCGTCCGGGGCAACTCCGGCGCGGGCAAGAGCAGCATCGCCCGGGAGCTGCGCCGCCGGCACGGCCGCGGTTGCGCCCTGGTCGAGCAGGACTACCTGCGCCGCATCGTGCTGCGCGAGCGGGACAGGCCCGGCGGGGTGGCACCGGCCCTGATCGAGCAGACGGCGCGATTCGCGCTCGACCACGGCTACCACGTGGTGCTGGAAGGCATCCTCCATGCCAGCCGCTACCGCGCGGTGCTGACCTCGCTGCGCGATGGTCATCGCGGACGGTCGCTCTTCTGTTACCTCGACGTCTCGCTGCCCGAGACCCTGCGCCGGCACCTCACCCGGCCGCAGGCAGGCGAGTTCACCGCCGAGCAGATGAGCGGCTGGTACGCCGACCACGACGTGCTGGGCTGGCCGGACGAGCTCGTCCTCCCAGAGACCACCAGCTTCGCCGAGGCCGTCGAGACCATCGCCGCCGCGGCCGGCCTGCCGCAGGCGGGGCGGGACGACGGTCCGCTCCGGGTCACCCCATGA
- the helR gene encoding RNA polymerase recycling motor ATPase HelR: protein MRESSTIFDLGGRLAAKADPALVDRDEQHFAAIAASLAQVRADLSDRLDAERRSPGGKGRRALDRDQEIRRLEGRLRTVNRFGVDLCLGRMVGADDPDPVYVGRRGLIDSAGRRLLVDWRSPAAEPFFGATHANPMGLASRRRYRWTRGRVSDYWDEVFTAEGLDGHAALDDQSAFIASLGGSRSARMRDVLGTIQADQDAIIRAGSDGALVVDGGPGTGKTVVALHRTAYLLYSDPRLDPRRGGVLFVGPHQPYLAYVSDVLPSLGEEDVQICTLRDLLPEGAGATVEADPEVARMKSSARLVTAIEAAVRFYEEPPTRGMTVATDDVEIRLSADDWAEAFAAGTGVPHNEARDEIWAELVTMLLDRYAGEEPADLVRAALHRNRELRAALHRAWPLLDPAELVADLWSVPAYLRKCAPWLEPDEVRALQRPDARAWTDADLPLLDAARQRLGDPESARRHRRHEVVVAAERERMATVVDELIAAHTYDDGEGVLSSLRQLDLQDALVDEAVLPTTEPDRLAGPFAHIVVDEAQELTDAQWQMLLSRCPSRSFTVVGDRAQARRGFPEPWRDRLARVGFGPVTLASLSINYRTPAEVMAAAEPVIRAVLPDANVPTSIRTGGAPVVHGPVTDLDAVLDGWLAGHADGTACVIGAPAVPATPRVRSLTPELAKGLEFDLVVLVDPEHFGDGVAGAVDRYVAMTRATGQLVILTSD, encoded by the coding sequence ATGCGCGAGAGCAGCACCATCTTCGACCTCGGGGGCCGGCTCGCCGCCAAGGCCGACCCGGCCCTGGTCGACCGCGACGAGCAGCACTTCGCGGCCATCGCGGCCAGCCTCGCCCAGGTACGCGCCGACCTGTCCGACCGGCTCGACGCGGAACGCCGGTCACCCGGCGGCAAGGGTCGCCGGGCGCTGGACCGCGACCAGGAGATCCGCCGGCTGGAGGGCCGCCTGCGGACCGTGAACCGCTTCGGGGTGGACCTGTGCCTCGGGCGGATGGTCGGCGCGGACGACCCCGATCCGGTGTACGTCGGTCGTCGCGGCCTCATCGACAGCGCCGGCCGCCGGCTGCTGGTCGACTGGCGCTCCCCGGCGGCCGAGCCGTTCTTCGGCGCGACCCACGCCAATCCGATGGGCCTGGCGAGCCGCCGCCGCTACCGCTGGACCCGGGGCCGGGTCAGCGACTACTGGGACGAGGTGTTCACCGCCGAGGGTCTCGACGGGCACGCCGCGCTCGACGACCAGTCCGCCTTCATCGCCAGCCTGGGCGGCAGCCGCTCGGCCCGGATGCGCGACGTGCTCGGCACCATCCAGGCCGACCAGGACGCGATCATCCGTGCCGGTTCCGACGGCGCGCTCGTCGTCGACGGCGGTCCCGGCACCGGGAAGACTGTCGTCGCCCTGCACCGCACCGCCTACCTGCTCTACTCCGACCCGCGCCTCGATCCGCGCCGGGGCGGGGTGCTCTTCGTCGGTCCGCACCAGCCCTACCTGGCGTACGTCTCCGACGTCCTGCCCAGTCTCGGTGAGGAGGACGTGCAGATCTGCACGCTGCGGGACCTGCTGCCGGAGGGGGCCGGCGCGACGGTCGAGGCCGACCCGGAGGTGGCCCGGATGAAGTCGTCCGCGCGGCTGGTGACGGCGATCGAGGCCGCCGTCCGGTTCTACGAGGAGCCGCCCACCCGGGGCATGACGGTGGCCACCGACGACGTCGAGATCCGGCTGAGCGCCGACGACTGGGCCGAGGCCTTCGCCGCCGGGACCGGCGTGCCGCACAACGAGGCGCGCGACGAGATCTGGGCGGAACTGGTCACCATGCTGCTCGACCGGTACGCCGGCGAGGAGCCGGCGGACCTCGTCCGGGCGGCGCTGCACCGCAACCGGGAACTGCGCGCCGCCCTGCACCGCGCCTGGCCGCTGCTCGACCCGGCCGAACTCGTCGCGGACCTGTGGTCGGTCCCGGCGTACCTGCGAAAGTGCGCGCCCTGGCTCGAGCCGGACGAGGTCCGGGCGCTGCAGCGCCCGGACGCCCGGGCCTGGACGGACGCCGACCTGCCGCTGCTGGACGCGGCCCGGCAGCGCCTCGGCGACCCGGAGTCGGCGCGCCGCCACCGGCGCCACGAGGTCGTCGTCGCCGCCGAACGCGAGCGGATGGCCACCGTCGTGGACGAGTTGATCGCGGCCCACACCTACGACGACGGCGAGGGGGTGCTGTCCAGCCTGCGGCAACTGGATCTCCAGGACGCCCTGGTCGACGAGGCCGTGCTGCCCACCACCGAGCCGGACCGCCTCGCCGGACCGTTCGCGCACATCGTGGTGGACGAGGCCCAGGAGCTGACCGACGCGCAGTGGCAGATGCTGCTGTCGCGCTGCCCGTCGCGCAGCTTCACCGTGGTCGGCGACCGCGCCCAGGCCCGCCGCGGCTTCCCGGAGCCGTGGCGGGACCGGTTGGCGCGGGTCGGCTTCGGCCCGGTCACGCTGGCCTCGCTGAGCATCAACTACCGCACCCCGGCCGAGGTCATGGCGGCGGCGGAACCGGTCATCCGGGCGGTGCTCCCGGACGCCAACGTGCCGACCTCCATCCGTACCGGCGGCGCGCCCGTCGTCCACGGCCCGGTCACCGACCTCGACGCGGTGCTGGACGGCTGGCTCGCCGGGCACGCCGACGGGACCGCCTGCGTGATCGGCGCGCCGGCCGTCCCGGCGACCCCCCGGGTCCGGTCGCTGACCCCGGAGCTGGCCAAGGGGCTCGAGTTCGACCTGGTGGTGCTGGTCGACCCGGAGCACTTCGGCGACGGCGTGGCGGGCGCGGTGGACCGGTACGTCGCGATGACCCGGGCCACCGGGCAACTGGTCATCCTGACCAGCGACTGA
- a CDS encoding sugar efflux transporter, whose amino-acid sequence MAVDIRPQAPPRRPRLLSLGLVFLTVGTSSAVVMPFLSLFLSTEVHADPLRVTVFLVVAPLAGVTVATLVGRLSDRRPIRRRLLIGAALAGAAGCGVTAFVRDYWILLALAATATALATTLFPQSFAYARQLLERDRSDRAAMGISTLRTVFSLAWVAGPPLSAFLLHTGGFRLVYGTAALMYAVAALVVTGRLAEVTAPPVTAPDDSAPGGGEVSRWTLALTVAAFTLLQCPLTLGVQALPLLIGRELGGDPSDAGVVLGLCAALEIPLMLGLGALTTRVRLRALVLLGAACGAAYYTLAAWAPHVWVLGLAQVGNAFFIAAVSGLGISYVQELLPGRPGRATTLFTNTFPIGAMLAGPLLGLSARLGYRLAYGTGAVLCAAGLVVLLVARPRR is encoded by the coding sequence ATGGCCGTGGACATCAGACCGCAGGCCCCGCCACGCCGGCCGCGCCTGCTCTCCCTGGGGCTGGTCTTCCTGACCGTCGGCACGTCCAGCGCCGTGGTGATGCCCTTCCTGTCGCTGTTCCTGAGCACCGAGGTGCACGCCGATCCGCTGCGGGTCACCGTGTTCCTCGTCGTCGCGCCGCTCGCCGGGGTCACCGTGGCCACCCTGGTGGGCCGGCTCTCCGACCGCCGCCCGATCCGCCGCCGGCTGCTCATCGGCGCGGCGCTGGCCGGCGCGGCGGGCTGCGGCGTCACCGCGTTCGTCCGCGACTACTGGATCCTGCTGGCCCTGGCGGCGACCGCCACGGCCCTGGCCACCACTCTGTTCCCGCAGTCGTTCGCGTACGCCCGCCAACTGCTGGAGCGGGACCGGTCCGACCGGGCGGCGATGGGCATCAGCACGCTGCGGACGGTCTTCTCGCTGGCCTGGGTCGCCGGCCCACCGCTGTCGGCGTTCCTGCTGCACACCGGCGGCTTCCGCCTGGTCTACGGCACGGCGGCGCTGATGTACGCGGTGGCGGCGCTGGTGGTGACGGGGCGGCTGGCGGAGGTCACCGCGCCGCCGGTGACCGCCCCGGACGACAGCGCGCCCGGCGGGGGTGAGGTGTCCCGGTGGACGCTGGCGCTGACGGTGGCGGCGTTCACCCTGCTGCAGTGCCCGCTGACCCTCGGCGTCCAGGCGCTGCCGCTGCTCATCGGCCGGGAGCTGGGCGGTGACCCGTCCGACGCCGGCGTCGTGCTGGGGCTCTGCGCTGCGCTGGAGATCCCGCTGATGCTGGGGCTCGGCGCGCTCACCACCCGGGTCCGGTTACGCGCGCTGGTGCTGCTCGGCGCGGCCTGCGGCGCGGCGTACTACACGCTCGCCGCCTGGGCGCCGCACGTCTGGGTGCTGGGCCTGGCGCAGGTCGGCAACGCGTTCTTCATCGCGGCGGTCTCCGGGCTCGGCATCTCCTACGTGCAGGAGCTGCTGCCCGGGCGGCCCGGACGGGCGACGACCCTGTTCACCAACACGTTCCCGATCGGCGCGATGCTCGCCGGCCCGCTGCTGGGGCTGTCGGCGCGGCTCGGCTACCGGCTGGCGTACGGGACCGGCGCCGTGCTGTGCGCGGCCGGGCTGGTGGTGCTGCTGGTGGCCCGCCCCCGCCGGTAG